From one Planococcus citri chromosome 3, ihPlaCitr1.1, whole genome shotgun sequence genomic stretch:
- the LOC135838866 gene encoding low-density lipoprotein receptor-related protein 1-like, producing MIWENICVVFSFLLAIADINYANLNNLKTFRCANGKYISGKSICNGNNTDCGERDRSDEFSACDKICGPGKFKCVGDRTCLNFTAYCNTIKDCADGSDEHRCGNEVRINDCHFHERKFLCYDKLKCLDLEYTCDDNCNCFDCSDEGENCTKTVPHGHLLVYSTPSRIKVLNLTTNHLNIIENLVEVATLTAAHDYIYFTKYQDDSRRLYKISISSKNTSEVLQWNEPITSVSIDYITNNIYFSTERAVLVCTREHKKSCEHILMSRDASNVALAPRSGMLFFTRRASQGDKKFIYKAGMDGTEEDIAVDGTFSDPVSLTVDESTETLYWLEKQENKIHSIRYTGGSDQLIKSVEHGGNNSTASITVLQNKVLFAKNQDNKITSLEGSQEFTPFYADVKTLSIEWLYAYNPLQNKIAKMMNPCSTNPCNESDDDLCVLRPSSSNSLNSTCLERYIPS from the exons ATGATTTGGGAAAatatttgtgttgttttttcatttcttttggcAATAGCAGAT ATAAACTATGCcaatttgaacaatttgaaaacCTTTCGTTGTGCTAATGGAAAGTACATCTCTGGTAAATCTATTTGTAATGGAAATAACACTGATTGTGGCGAAAGGGATAGAAGTGATGAATTCAGTGCTTGTGACAaa ATTTGTGGACctggaaaattcaaatgcgTGGGAGATAGAACTTGCTTGAATTTTACTGCTTATTGCAATACGATCAAAGATTGCGCAGATGGTTCTGATGAACACCGTTGTG GAAACGAAGTCAGAATTAATGATTGTCATTTCCACGAGAGAAAATTTCTTTGCTATGATAAACTCAAATGTCTAGACTTGGAATACACGTGTGATGATAATTGCAACTGCTTCGATTGTTCTGATGAGggtgaaaattgtacaaaaactG TGCCTCATGGACATTTACTCGTTTATTCGACACCGAGCAGAATCAAGGTTCTGAATTTAACAACAAATCACCTCAATATAATTGAAAATCTGGTAGAAGTTGCCACTTTAACAGCCGCACACGATTATAtctattttacaaaatatcaaGACGACAGTAGACGCCTTTATAAGATCTCGATCAGTTCTAAAAACACGAGTGAAGTCTTGCAATGGA ATGAGCCCATCACTTCAGTCTCCATTGATTACATCACGAATAACATATATTTTTCAACCGAAAGAGCGGTTTTGGTTTGTACACGTGAGCATAAAAAAAGCTGCGAGCATATTCTGATGTCTCGTGATGCAAGCAACGTTGCTTTGGCTCCCAGATCAGG AATGTTATTTTTTACGCGAAGAGCTTCTCAgggtgataaaaaattcatttataaagCCGGTATGGACGGAACAGAAGAAGATATCGCAGTCGATGGAACTTTCTCTGATCCTGTTTCGTTAACAGTAGATGAATCAACTGAAACATTGTACTGGTTggaaaagcaagaaaataaaatacattctATTCGATATACTGGAGGATCTGATCAACTA ATAAAATCTGTGGAACACGGAGGAAATAATTCAACAGCATCCATCACAGTTCTCCAAAACAAAGTACTCTTCGCTAAAAATCAAGACAATAAAATTACCAGCTTGGAAGGCTCGCAAGAATTTACTCCATTTTATGCGGATGTCAAAACACTTTCAATCGAGTGGCTGTATGCGTATAATCCTCTTCAGAATAAGATTGCCAAA atgATGAATCCCTGTTCAACGAATCCATGCAATGAATCAGACGATGATCTATGCGTGTTACGTCCATCTTCGTCAAACAGTTTGAACTCCACTTGCTTAGAGAGATATATTCCTTCATAG